AAAACTTTACCAGTGAGATGTTGGTTTGTTTTATCCAGCCAAAAAGTTTGCATATCATTTGGCCTTACAGCAGTGGGATGTTTTGACAATCGGTTCAGCCTGTATTTTACACAGATTTtcaaatgacataattttgcgtACTTTAGTCATTAATTTGCGTTTAATTATAAACCGTTAAGAATTTTGAATTAACCACATACTTTACATTATTAATCGAGCCGCATAATGCATAACTTTGACAGCTCTTCTCATATCGttacataacaaataataaaaaaatgctattaacaaattatttcagtaatattaAACAGACTGCGACTGATTTCCCCTTAGATCAAACTCACAGACACTCAAAAGAAAGTCAAGCAGACAATCCAGGCAAAAGAAAGAGAGCTGCAGGAGATGAATATGGACATCGCCTCCCATTCAGTAAGTTCTGATCTAAAACATATAACTTTCACACTTTTACAGAATGACTCTACATTTATCAGACACATGGTTAATCACTATCATGTTGGAGCTTGTGATTTGtatataacatttttgttttgctttggttcTCCTCAGGATTCTGCGAAGAAGGCAGTGGAGAACAGTAAGAAAGTCTTCAGTGAATTAGTCAAATTAATTGAGAAAAAAGGCAATGAGGTGATCGAAAAGATAAAAGCTGAAGAAAAGGCTGATCTGGATCAAGGCACAAAGCTACAAAAGAAGCTGCAAGAGGAAATTACTGAGCTGAAGAAGAGGGAAGGAGTTCTAGAGGATCTTCTACAGACAGATGACAACATCCAATTTCTTCAGGTACAAACACTATaagcaatattattatattagaagCCAAAATTATAAGAAAAAGGACAGATATTGACAGTTCTTCTGAAATTTATATGAAGTTCTTGAATATTTTCCCCCACAGAATTATGAGTCTGTGTCCTCTTCATCTGGGACTGAAGAGTTGCCGAGTTTCTCATTTCAGCCGTACTGCTCTTTTGAGGACATAAGAAAACTCATATGTGAGCTTGCCGGGAGACTGGAGACTTCTTGCACGCAGGAAATAAGCAAAACAATTACTAAaggtaaagtaaaaaaataatttttaattaatgacTTCTTGTATCTAATTGTATTTGTGAGTGATGAAATGGTTTAATGTAATCTCTTTACTTTTAGTTTCAGATTTGTCGGCAAAAAGGCCTACAATTGAGATTGTAGTTGGAGACAGAGTCCGTGTGAAGCCGTCTGTTGTTACTCCAACACACAAATGGGGATCGGTTACTCAATTTAGCATTGGTGTTGTCAAAAGTGAGAGCACTGATTGATattgatttgtatttatattaggCATGAAGATTCCTGTTATTTACCACAGttagtaaaattatatatatatatatatatatatatatatatatatatatatacacacacacacagacacatatatatatacagtcttgttcaaaataatagcagtacaatgtgactaaccagaataatcaaggtttttagtatattttttattgctacgtggcaaacaagttaccagtaggttcagtagattctcagaaaacaaacaagacccagcattcatgatatgcacgctcttaaggctgtgcaattgggcaattagttgaaaggggtgtgttcaaaaaaatagcagtgtctacctttgactgtacaaactcaaaactattttgtacaaacatttttttttctgggatttagcaatcctgtgaatcactaaactaatatttagttgtatgaccacagttttttaaaactgcttgacatctgtgtggcatggagtcaaccaacttgtggcacctctcagctgttattccactccatgattctttaacaacattccacaattcattcacatttcttggttttgcttcagaaacagcatttttgatatcaccccacaagttctcaattggattaaggtctggagattgggctggccactccataacattaattttgttggtttgaaaccaagactttgcccgtttactagtgtgttttgggtcattgtcttgttgaaacaaccatttcaagggcatgtcctcttcagcatagggcaacatgacctcttcaagtattttaacatatgcaaactgatccatgatccctggtatgcgataaataggcccaacaccatagtaggagaaacatgcccatatcatgatgcttgcacctccatgcttcactgtcttcactgtgtactgtggcttgaattcagagtttgggggtcgtctcacaaactgcctgtggcccttggacccaaaaagaacaattttactctcatcagtccacaaaatgttcctccatttctctttaggccagttgatgtgttctttggcaaattgtaacctcttctgcacatgccttttttttaacagagggactttgcgggggattcttgaaaatagattagcttcacacagacgtcttctaactgtcacagtacttacaggtaactccagactgtctttgatcatcctggaggtgatcattggctgagcctttgccattctggttattcttctatccattttgatggttgtcttccgttttcttccacgtctctctggttttgctctccattttaaggcattggagatcattttagctgaacagcctatcattttttgcacctctttataggttttcccctctctaatcaactttttaatcaaagtacgctgttcttctgaacaatgtcttgaacgacccattttcctcagctttcaaatgcatgttcaacaagtgttggcttcatccttaaataggggccacctgattcacacctgtttcttcacaaaattgatgacctcagtgattgaatgccacactgctatttttttgaacacaccccttttaactaattcaactaattgcccaattgcacagccttaagagcgtgcatatcatgaatgctgggtctcatttgttttctgagaatctactgaacctactggtaacttgttttgcacgtagcaataaaaaatatacgaaaaaccttgattattctggttagtcacattgtactgctattattttgaacaagactgtatataaaACTATAGTTTCACTTAACGTCTATAGTACCACAGAATGTGATAGTTACCattactgatttttattttattttttgatttttttttacttctgcagAAATTCAGGGCAATTTGTTGACGGTAGATTTCCCCGAACAAAGAAACTGGACTGGTGTAGTTTCAGAAATGGAGCGTGTGACCAGTGCTGGTTCAAGTAATTTAccttattcatcaaaaaaaaaaaataaatatgtagaaCATCTGACTTCTAAAACATTACACATTTCATCTTTGcagtttataatattttacttgTTTCAGATTTGTCAACCAAAAATGATCCATTCAACATCAAAGTTGGAGACAAAGTCAGAGTGAAACCTTCAGTTATTACCCCAAAACATAACTGGGGTAGAAACGTCACTCATAAGAGTGTGGGTGTGGTGAAAGGCAAGATCTGGATTGTTTCCctcatatactgtaaataatttgTTATAAAGCAATTCTCACTAAACAACCGGTGTTAATATGAACTTGTTCTCTGTTTAGACATTAAAAGCGATGGCAGTGTGGTTGTTGACTTCCCTGGACATGCAAACTGGAAAGGAATTCTCACTGAAATGGAGCAAGtaactgatgatgatgagattggtaaataaatacatgttttaagTAGCAACATCAGCagaaacattcttaaaaaataagATTCATATTAAAGTTTCTATGACAAAGATACCATGGAAGAATCATGTTATCTTAgtatgaataatattttaataatataaaggaCCTTCTGTGCAATGGAAAGATTTCATGGATGTTAATGGTACACCATcaatgtctttatttttaagagtgaatatGACTCTAAGCAGTACATATCTAAAGAGtctattttaataaaacagttgTCCTTTTGTAGAATGAGgcacaaaatgtttaaaacaaccaAATTTGATCAATGAGAGAATAATCAATGAGAGTCTTCCATCAAACACTGTGACATTTCAGGACCTTCAAGTCTGGACTCCAGTATTAAGATTGGAGACCAAGTTCGTGTGAAGTCATCTGTTGTTACTCCAACACACAAATGGGGAGCAATCACTCACAAAAGCATAGGTGTTGTAAAAAGTAAGAGCACTGAGTTTCATAACTTACATTAATCATATAAATGTCTGAAAATTATGAATGTTGGAAGAAATGATTATAGTCTCACTGAATGCCTGTTACCACAGAGTGAGAAAAAGCAGCATACTTAACATTAatggtttgtttttaatgtttgcaGAAATTCAGGGCGAGTCTTTGACTGTAGATTTCCCTGAGCAAAAAAACTGGACCGGTATCATTTCAGAAATGATTGTGGCCAGCACTGGTCCAGgtaatttgttttgtatttaaagacataatcatttaaataattgcagaTAGTTTCTTAGCTGCGTATTAAGATTGGAGACGAAGTTTGTGTGAAGCCATCTGGAGTTACACCAACACACAAATGGGCAGCATTCACTCACAAAAGCATTGGTGTAGTCAAAAGTGAGAGCACTGACTGACCGGCAATGatttcattattaacattatgCATTTCTCATGAATTGTGTTTTTTCCAGAATAAATTGAATGATGATTGAATATTTTTTGTAGGCTCACTGTGTGCCACAGAGTGAGAAAATAggacatttgtttattaaaaaaaataattttatttcttcAGATATTCTGAATCAGTCTTTGAATGTAGATTCAAATTTTTCCGAAATGGAGATTGTGACCATTGCTGATTTAGGTAATCTTCCCATACAATTTTTTTGTAGATTGAAGTGAAAATGAGTTTTGTATAatcttaatttttatatttggtaaCAAAAATTTTTTCAGTTGACATCAAGGTGGGAGACAGAGTCCGAGTGAAATCTTCAATAATTACTCCAAAACACAACTGGGGTGGACATGTCACACACAAGAGTGTTGGTGTGGTAAAAGGCAAGATCTGTGTATTTTTCTCAAAGAACAAACTTGAATAGActactttattatatttatcatatacactggcagtcaaaagtttggaataagtacgattttttgtgtttttttcttttctttttaaagacgtctcttatgttcaccaagctgcatttattttatgaaaaatacagtaatattgtgaaatatttttacaatttaaaattttttttttgctattttaatatattttattgtacacagtatattaacatttagtattGACAGAGTTGCTCTTGGAAGTGATGTATTTTAAGTGGCTGTCCTCTCATCTGGCTAGATATCAAATCTGAGGATGTGATCGTGGATTTTCCAAAACACAAAGGCTGGAAAGGCATTCTTTCTGAGATGGAGTTGGTAAACGACTCAGGTCAGTTACTTTCACATGTGTTTTTTCCCCTGAATTAGTTTTTGTTCCCACCAACATGCAACCAAAATCTTTAGCCTTTCTGTTTTTTTACAGACACTGGCATTTCAGGATCCCCCTAGATCGTGAGGATGTGACTGTGGACGTCGCTGCTTAGCATTTGCTTTTGCGAATGAGCTTCCACTTAAACTTGccaatgtctttatttttaagtttgtagtcatgtgaacatgaaaaaaataaattgaaaaaacatACACTTGCGGATTCAGTCTTATGGTTTTCATACTGGTGTCCTTCACAGCAAAGGAGAGATATTATGAAAGAAGTTTACTTAAATGGTTCTTTTCCTTCAAATTCATTTGCATTTTGTGTCTTCCATTTGTGTCATGGATAATTGCATCACAATTTATAAGCTACAGCATGTGTGCTGCAGTTTCAAAGAATCTTTCTACATGTATACTGTAGACACTGATTTtaatcaactatatatatatatatatattctcttttgagtgaattaaataaatagcaCTGGTATTCAACCATTGTTGCTAAAGAGTAGgcatgtgtgtatacatattGGCCTACAAGTATCTGTGGCTCTTGTTTGGTATATTTCTTCCTAGCTGAGTTTGTTTCAATTAAAGCATCATGACAAGCTAATTATTTTTATAGAAGAACATATTGTGTTGACCAATCAGTTCAGTTCGAGTTTCAGGTTCGACAGAACTACATTACCCAACAGGCTTTGTGGCTGCCTGACTAAAACGCGTCCGGTTTTTGTCAGAAAAACTACGAGGTGTCTCCGTCTAATGGTGATACTGAAAACCCAAACATTCACACGGCAACATTCAAAGATCTACGACTAAAACTTAAAGCACACCAGTCTCTGTTACGatgaaaatacaaaacattttttttaccctTCCCAACTTACATAAGTTCTTACATTTGTATCActgtgtttgtatatattatgATGAATCGTTccttactttcactttcactccTACATTTATACCTTCACTTGCATCCATGGTTCTTTACTAACACGAGGAGATTTTACCAGACATGGCAGAAGCTATACCTCGAGATCACGACCAGTACAGCTGCTCAATATGTTTGGACTTGTTGAAGGATCCCGTGACAATTCCGTGTGGACATAGTTACTGCATGAGCTGTATTAACGAGTGCTGGAATACAAATGATCTGAACGGGATCTATAGATGTCCACAATGCAGACATGCCTTCAAAACAAAGCCTCCACTCAACAGAAGTACAGTGCTTGCTGAAATAATGGAGAAACTGAGGAGCACAGAGCTGCAAGTGTCAGAGTCTGCTCAAAGTCTTGCTGGACCTGGAGAGATTGCGTGTGATTTCTGTGCTGGAGAAATGATCAGAGCTGTCAAGTCTTGTCTGGAGTGTCGAGTCTCTTTCTGTGAAACACATGTACAACCCCACTATAATGTTCCTGCCCTGAAGAAACACAAGCTGGTGAAAGCTGCAGTCATTCCAGTCTGCCCCAAACATGACAAGCTCCTCGAGGTTTACTGTCGGACGGACCAGAAATGTGTCTGCATGCACTGCTTATTGGATGACCACAAGAGCCATGACACAGTGCCATCTACAATAGAGCGCAACGAGAAACAGGTGAAGATgcccatcttttttttctttgatgaccCAACTTAACTTAATTACAAAATGCTTTTGATAAATGTTTTCCGACTGCGACTGATTTGCCCTTAGATCAAACTCACAGACACTCAAAAGAAAGTCAAGCAGACAATCCAGGCAAAAGAAAAAGAGCTGCAGAAAATGAATATGGACATCGCCTACCATTCAGTAAGTTCTGATCTAAAACATATAACTTTCACACTTTTACAGAATGACTCTACATTTATCAGACACATGGTTAATCACTATCATGTTGGAGCCTGCGATTTGtctataacatttttgttttgctttggttcTTAGGATTCTGCAAAGAAGGCAGTGGAGAACAGTAAGAAAGTGTTCGGGGAATTAGTCAAATTAATTGAGAAAAAAGGCAATGAGGTGATTGAAAAGATAAAAGTTGCAGAAAAGGCTGATCTGGATCAAGGCACAAAGCTACAAAAGAAGCTGCAAGAGGAAATTACTGAGCTGAAGAAGAGGGAAGGAGTTCTAGAGGATCTTCTACAGACAGATGATAACATCCAATTTCTTCAGGTACACTTTGCTTTAAGCGAAATATTTAAGACTATCAAGAGTTATACATTAAATGGTCTCTGtggtacttgattctgattggtctaTGGTGGCATTCATCAGTCAGATATTTCCTAATATTTGCTGTCGATTGGCAAAGCTGTATACCAGCCTGCTCATCTGGGTAACTGAAACAGGTGTTATTTTCATGTCTCTTTTTTTCACACAAATGCAACTGCCATATTTCATCTCAGTTATCAGTTTTAATGAAAATGGCCTTGGACGACttcattattattactgtattattgTTACAGTTGCTGTTAAAATGTTCTACACGTTGCACTTTTTTAAGTGTTGTATATAACACAGTAGAAAACACTAATCTGGACTGAACTTTTCTGCAGAATTTTGAGTCTGTGTCCTCTTCTTCTGGGTCTGATGGCTTCCCCAGTCACTCTTTTAAGCCTTGCTGCCCTTATCCAGATGTAAACAATCTTGTTTGTGAACTTAAAAAGCAGCTGGAGACTATTTTCAACCAAGAAATAAATGAAACTGTTCAAAAAGGTAAGAGTTACTAAAAGTTACTTCCACTTGTTGTATTGGATTGTACCTCTGAGTGATGAAATATTCCTATATGTTTTACCAGTTTAAGATCTGGCCATAAATAACAATCAAGTCTTCATTCAGGTTGGAGACAGAGTCAGAGTGAAACCTTCCATTAAAACCCCAAAATATGATTGGGGTAGCACTGTCACACATAAGAGTGTGGGAGTAGTAAAAGGCAAGATCTGTGTTATTCTCATAAACACAAACGGTACATTATGCTGCAAAACATCACAAACTAGTATGTGCAGCACTCACATTTGCATGTTcttcttttatatattaaaagtgaTAATTGTTTGGTCATTGACTTTCCTGGATTTGCAAGCTGGAGAGGACTTATTTCTGAAATTGAGCCAGTAACTGATGATGATGACAGTGGTAAAtatacaaaacagaaataaaatgtttcctcaTCTAATTAGTAAAAATCAGATAAGGCCTTGTTTGTATAAAGATTTTTGCTGCAGAAATTTGACATTTACATACTTGAGGATACCATACTCTTTTAACCCAGCTGTTTATCTACAGAGTGAAACATCTGAGACTGCCACAGAGGAAATTCATAAGATATGATTCTGTTCTTTCAGGATCTTTAAAGCTCAACTGCAATATTAAAATAGGAGACAAGGTCTGTGTGAAGCCATCTGTAGAAACGCCCAAATATCTCTGGGGTTCAGTCAGCCATAAAAGCATTGGCAGTGTCATAAGTAAGGACATCATCTGTTGTGATCTGACAGATTGAAACAGTTATTGTTACAATCACTCATTTAgataataataagataataaaagATTTCCTTTCTCTAGATGTGCAGGGTGAGTCTGTGACAGTAAATTTCCCTGAGCAGGAAGGTTGGATTGGTGACGTTTCTGAAATGGAGCTTGTAGTCAGTGCTGATTTAGGTATTAATAACTGAATAATTAAATCAATAGTAAAATGTATATAACATATGTATTTTTAGATGCTTGAATGTGTTTCAAACAATTACTTTGTTATAtggcattttaataattcatcacCACGCACTCAGTGTGTGCCTGTTTTAAGTACATGGTCCAGGCATTGATTTAATAGAGATTATTTTCATAGTATATTTTTGCACAATATAGATGAATGACAATATCTTCAAGATTCTAGGTGTAATGTAATAGCTCTATGCTTAATGAGTAACACTACTTCTTAGGGTTCCCCAGTCATGCCTACTTCAAGACAGGAAACAGAGTCAGGGTGAAATCTTCAGTGAAAGATCCAAAACATGGATGGGGATCAGTCACTCACAACAGCATCGGTGTCATTAAAAGTAAAGACACTCAGCATCTTTCTCTGATTTTACTCATTCAAATGCATTGCGAGATACCTGTAAATGAAATTAAACACAATCATTTACACATCAATTGATGTTGGGGTTATTAATGACTTTCTGATCTTCGGCAGGAATTCAGGGCGAGTCTTTGACTGTGGAATTCCCAGAGCAGACGGATTGGACTGGTATCGCTTCAGAAATGGAACTCATAAATGGTGATTTTTCAGGTAATTTGATGGATATTAGgacattattaaacaaaaacctgtaaaaaaacaaaaaataaacaattggcagcatattattatatgtttattttagacAAAATTGTTGGTTAAACATGAAATGTATCATTCCATATGTAATTCATTATTAACGTGCTATGGTTAACTGACTCTGTTTATTATCTCTGTAAAATCTGCAATTGCATGTAttccagtgctattttagtatcataaatatattattatattttttgattatatatttcaaattagtttttttctgatTTGCATTTCACTTTAgataatgttttagtaattttgttgctacttttttatttttttgtgttttctttatatagtttttattattttgatttgagtttgagtttattttactttagttaactttttagtaacttttttttaagtaaatttttatttttcacagagcaacaatttttttaatggtttgaatttttgtttacattttattttactgtactaACCCTGACCCATTCCTCCATGACTTTAAAACTGACATTGCAAATATTTCTTTATAATTCAGAGGTGCTCAGTTTAAGGCCTGGAGTGAGGGTCCATGTTAAACCCACCATCAGAACTCCAGCACATGGCTGGGGAAGTGTCACCAAGGACAGCATTGGAGTGGTCGTAGGCAAGTGTTATTAGCAAGTTAGCATCACCTGAAGAACTACAGTATTAAATCACAGCTAACATTTTCTACCAGTTTCATAAGAGTCAGTTACATTTTCTCAGAATATAGACAATAGATAATCACCAAATACATAATTGTCAAAGGATATCAGTAACAATGTCTTTCTTCCCAATGTCTTAACAGCTATAGATGGAACCAAAGTGACTGTGAACTTTCCTGAACAGTTTAGTTGGACTGGCATTGTCTCAGAGATGGAGGCTGTACCTTAATAATGATACACAGCATCCAGGAGCTGTTCACTGTATGTACACTGCAAAAGGGTTAAGAATATAGATTATGTTTAGGGCTAATGAGTTTGATCTTAACACCAGGGTTTAATGCACAGATTAAAAATGCCCACTGGGACCCACTCAAAGAACCTATTTTAACTGTGAAACATAGTTATTACATAAACAAGATTGCATGCAAAAGGTATGTATACACCAGCGTAATATATATATGCTAGTATGTATGCTGATACAGCCCATCCCTTGAGTGtgtttcttattttctttatgtGATGGTATGACTCTGCAACTCTCTGTCTTTGTCTGATTATTTAAGGCTGCCACTGTGCAACTGTGTctcatttacttgagtacaagaATCCGGAAGCAGAGCATGGCAGGAGAGAGGAGCAAACAAATACTCACAAGCAAacaagctttatttttatttttttttccttctttataGTAGTAATTGATTTGTTGTTAAtgttgttagttaatgcattgttCAGTTCTATAAATTATTTGTCTCTGAGAGAAGGCAaagatattaaagctgcagtcggtgaCTTTTGACgcagcggttaataaacagaacgtttattatgtctatgaagaatcacaaaggtactgggttactcagCCGccgtacccccgaagcaatctaaaatagtctgaatataaacacttattataggtgtaccctagtgattcaggacaggctaaaaacacggtttggaaaatggattcatggtgtactcacttattatatacattttgtaaattttgaacacataaaaaagttacggaccgcagctctgattggttgtttcttaccgggagcgatgtattcctgcaaatggcaataggaccactgggaggagccagaggagcttgatttttttcacagattatctgtctcatattctactgtcaggacataatgacaggtttaactaatatgtaaaaaaatatatatttttacaaaagttacctactgcagctttaatggctCCAATCAAAAACTGAAAACTGCAAAAAGCTCTAAGGGTCATGCTCAAAAGTCCAGAACATTTAAGATGTCTCACTAATTAATATCTCACAAAATCTAATCTAAAATTTCAACTTTGGGAGTGCACTGGAGTTGAGAAACACAGCTGTAATATGGAGTTATTTGTACACGCACAAAACCAATGCAAATGGTGTGCTTCAAAAGACTTAAGACGATCTTTAATTTTATCTGAaaacaaaactgcaaaacaacattttttattgtgtTCTGATCATTTGCATTAATTTATACAGGCATACTAAATTACTTTCAAATATAGCCTAAAGCAAATAAAGCTGAATGTGACTAACCTATAAACTTTCCCATCCATATAATTTCACATTCTGATGATACCTTAAGGACTGCGTTAATTtttcgtggcatagattcaacaaagtTTTGGAAATATTCCTCAGGGATTTTAGTCCacattgacatgatagcatcacacagttgctgcagatttgttggctgcacatccatgatgcaaatctcccgttccaccacatcccaaagctgctctattggattgagatctagcgaatgtggaggccatttgagtaaagtgaactaattgtcatgttcaagaaaccagtctgggatgatttgagctttgtgatttgagccatcagaagatgggtacactgtttttataaagggatggacatggtcagcaacaatactccgGTACActgtggcatttaaatgatgctCAATTGGTattaaggggcccaaagtgtgccaagaaaataccACTCACACCATTACACCTccagcagcctgaaccattgtgacaaggcaggatggatccatgctttcatgttctttatgccaaatttTGAATCTGAATGTCGGAGCAGAAATCGAGActtatcagaccaggcaacatttttccaatcttctattgtcctaTTTTGGTGAgcaaattgtagcctccgtttcctgttcttagcagACAGGAGTGACACCCGGTGTggtctaaccctaatcaaacacatctgtaaaatctaatcaaggtcttcaggattactaaggctacagaaatgtgaggttttttttcaaggttggagctaaactctgcaggagatCGCCACTTCCAATTAGAACCTTTtcaaaaaagttcaaaaatgaCCCTTTAAGGTTCCCCCACAGCTGCAATCTCCAGGAACCTCAAAAGGTAAATTTTTGAACCTTAAGAGTGCAAATGGCAAGGTCACCAACAGAGATCAGAAAACCATCATTATTGAACCAAAACAAACCAATTCTGGTTACATGTTAGTTTCACTGTTGTCAAATCTTGGTTTATATTGTACCACTCATCCCTTAATGGTAAAATAATGGTAAAGTACTgctggat
The sequence above is a segment of the Carassius gibelio isolate Cgi1373 ecotype wild population from Czech Republic chromosome A20, carGib1.2-hapl.c, whole genome shotgun sequence genome. Coding sequences within it:
- the LOC127939051 gene encoding uncharacterized protein LOC127939051 isoform X2 translates to MAEAIPRDHDQYSCSICLDLLKDPVTIPCGHSYCMSCINECWNTNDLNGIYRCPQCRHAFKTKPPLNRSTVLAEIMEKLRSTELQVSESAQSLAGPGEIACDFCAGEMIRAVKSCLECRVSFCETHVQPHYNVPALKKHKLVKAAVIPVCPRHDKLLEVYCRTDQKCVCMHCLLDDHKSHDTVPSTIERNDKQIKLTDTQKKVKQTIQAKERELQEMNMDIASHSDSAKKAVENSKKVFSELVKLIEKKGNEVIEKIKAEEKADLDQGTKLQKKLQEEITELKKREGVLEDLLQTDDNIQFLQNYESVSSSSGTEELPSFSFQPYCSFEDIRKLICELAGRLETSCTQEISKTITKVSDLSAKRPTIEIVVGDRVRVKPSVVTPTHKWGSVTQFSIGVVKKIQGNLLTVDFPEQRNWTGVVSEMERVTSAGSNLSTKNDPFNIKVGDKVRVKPSVITPKHNWGRNVTHKSVGVVKDIKSDGSVVVDFPGHANWKGILTEMEQVTDDDEIGPSSLDSSIKIGDQVRVKSSVVTPTHKWGAITHKSIGVVKKIQGESLTVDFPEQKNWTGIISEMIVASTGPVDIKVGDRVRVKSSIITPKHNWGGHVTHKSVGVVKDIKSEDVIVDFPKHKGWKGILSEMELVNDSDTGISGSP
- the LOC127939051 gene encoding uncharacterized protein LOC127939051 isoform X1; amino-acid sequence: MAEAIPRDHDQYSCSICLDLLKDPVTIPCGHSYCMSCINECWNTNDLNGIYRCPQCRHAFKTKPPLNRSTVLAEIMEKLRSTELQVSESAQSLAGPGEIACDFCAGEMIRAVKSCLECRVSFCETHVQPHYNVPALKKHKLVKAAVIPVCPRHDKLLEVYCRTDQKCVCMHCLLDDHKSHDTVPSTIERNDKQIKLTDTQKKVKQTIQAKERELQEMNMDIASHSDSAKKAVENSKKVFSELVKLIEKKGNEVIEKIKAEEKADLDQGTKLQKKLQEEITELKKREGVLEDLLQTDDNIQFLQNYESVSSSSGTEELPSFSFQPYCSFEDIRKLICELAGRLETSCTQEISKTITKVSDLSAKRPTIEIVVGDRVRVKPSVVTPTHKWGSVTQFSIGVVKKIQGNLLTVDFPEQRNWTGVVSEMERVTSAGSNLSTKNDPFNIKVGDKVRVKPSVITPKHNWGRNVTHKSVGVVKDIKSDGSVVVDFPGHANWKGILTEMEQVTDDDEIGPSSLDSSIKIGDQVRVKSSVVTPTHKWGAITHKSIGVVKKIQGESLTVDFPEQKNWTGIISEMIVASTGPDILNQSLNVDSNFSEMEIVTIADLVDIKVGDRVRVKSSIITPKHNWGGHVTHKSVGVVKDIKSEDVIVDFPKHKGWKGILSEMELVNDSDTGISGSP
- the LOC127939052 gene encoding E3 ubiquitin/ISG15 ligase TRIM25-like, which translates into the protein MAEAIPRDHDQYSCSICLDLLKDPVTIPCGHSYCMSCINECWNTNDLNGIYRCPQCRHAFKTKPPLNRSTVLAEIMEKLRSTELQVSESAQSLAGPGEIACDFCAGEMIRAVKSCLECRVSFCETHVQPHYNVPALKKHKLVKAAVIPVCPKHDKLLEVYCRTDQKCVCMHCLLDDHKSHDTVPSTIERNEKQIKLTDTQKKVKQTIQAKEKELQKMNMDIAYHSDSAKKAVENSKKVFGELVKLIEKKGNEVIEKIKVAEKADLDQGTKLQKKLQEEITELKKREGVLEDLLQTDDNIQFLQNFESVSSSSGSDGFPSHSFKPCCPYPDVNNLVCELKKQLETIFNQEINETVQKGSLKLNCNIKIGDKVCVKPSVETPKYLWGSVSHKSIGSVINVQGESVTVNFPEQEGWIGDVSEMELVVSADLGFPSHAYFKTGNRVRVKSSVKDPKHGWGSVTHNSIGVIKRIQGESLTVEFPEQTDWTGIASEMELINGDFSEVLSLRPGVRVHVKPTIRTPAHGWGSVTKDSIGVVVAIDGTKVTVNFPEQFSWTGIVSEMEAVP